A DNA window from Drosophila sechellia strain sech25 chromosome X, ASM438219v1, whole genome shotgun sequence contains the following coding sequences:
- the LOC6619900 gene encoding protein bfr2 — protein sequence MSNGKATVSFFETGSTTQFEYCYQLYPQVLKLKAEKRCKKPQELIRLDQWYQNELPKLIKARGKDAHMVYDELVQSMKWKQSRGKFYPQLSYLVKVNTPRAVIQETKKAFRKLPNLEQAITALSNLKGVGTTMASALLAAAAPDSAPFMADECLMAIPEIEGIDYTTKEYLNFVNHIQATVERLNAEVGGDTPHWSPHRVELALWSHYVANDLSPEMLDDMPPPGSGASATGTGSLSTNGNSSKVLDGDDTNDGVGVDLDDESQGAGGRNTATESETENENTNPAALMPLQSGEAKNNAAAVGAALQDGDSNFVSNDSTSQEPIIDDNDGTTQTTATTSTEDGEPIALDIGIGIGSSGTPLASDSESNQEAPPKTNSLPILTPTQHSSQNQKQAPSQPHKTNNSITNNGQAAPLAEEEAVTAAPQPASKATAAPANGNGNGNGVLDDEDEDEAEDEEEDELDEEEDNEAELEADESNSSNGIVRDSKLQQLAANKTVDAVSPVAAGADSAPAIGQKRTALHCDMELKNAGGVGVGVGEKSPELKKLRSE from the exons ATGTCCAACGGCAAGGCGACGGTCTCGTTCTTCGAGACCGGGAGCACCACACAGTTCGAGTACTGCTACCAGCTCTATCCCCAGGTTCTTAAGCTAAAGGCCGAGAAGCGCTGCAAGAAGCCGCAAGAGCTGATCCGCCTTGATCAGTGGTATCAGAATGAACTGCCTAAATTGATTAAGGCACGCGGGAAGGATGCGCATATGGTATACGATGAGCTCGTCCAGTCGATGAAGTGGAAGCAGTCGCGCGGCAAATTCTATCCGCAGCTTTCCTACCTGGTCAAGGTCAACACACCGCGCGCCGTCATCCAGGAGACAAAGAAGGCCTTCCGCAAGCTGCCCAATCTGGAGCAGGCGATCACAGCTTTATCGAACCTCAAGGGCGTCGGCACCACAATGGCCAGTGCACTGCTGGCAGCCGCCGCTCCCGATTCGGCACCATTCATGGCCGACGAGTGCCTGATGGCCATACCAGAGATCGAGGGCATCGATTACACCACCAAGGAGTACCTCAACTTCGTCAATCACATTCAGGCCACCGTGGAGCGCCTCAATGCAGAGGTGGGCGGGGATACGCCGCACTGGTCGCCGCATCGCGTGGAGCTGGCCCTCTGGTCTCACTATGTGGCCAATGATCTCAGTCCCGAGATGCTCGACGATATGCCGCCGCCGGGATCCGGCGCCTCTGCCACTGGCACCGGTTCACTCAGCACaaacggcaacagcagcaaggtGCTCGATGGCGACGATACCAACGATGGTGTGGGTGTCGATTTGGACGACGAAAGCCAGGGAGCAG GCGGTCGCAACACTGCTACAGAATCGGAGACAGAGAATGAGAACACCAACCCGGCTGCTCTGATGCCTTTACAGTCGGGTGAGGCCAAGAATAACGCAGCTGCCGTTGGCGCCGCCCTGCAGGACGGTGATTCCAACTTTGTTTCGAACGATTCCACCTCCCAGGAGCCGATCATCGATGACAACGATGGCACCACACAGACAACGGCCACTACCTCCACAGAGGACGGTGAGCCCATCGCCCTAGAcattggcattggcatcgGTTCGAGTGGCACACCGCTCGCCTCGGACTCTGAAAGCAATCAGGAGGCTCCGCCCAAGACCAACAGCCTGCCCATCCTGACTCCCACACAGCACTCGAGCCAGAATCAGAAGCAGGCGCCGAGCCAGCCCCACAAAACTAACAATTCGATCACCAACAACGGTCAGGCTGCTCCATTGGCAGAAGAGGAAGCGGTTACAGCAGCACCACAGCCAGCCAGCAAAGCGACTGCAGCACCAGCCAATGGAAATGGTAACGGGAACGGCGTCCTggacgacgaggatgaggatgaggcggaggacgaggaggaagATGAGctggacgaggaggaggataATGAGGCGGAGCTAGAGGCTGACGAGAGCAATAGCAGCAACGGCATTGTGAGGGACAGTAAACTGCAGCAGCTGGCGGCGAACAAGACGGTGGATGCGGTTTCGCCGGTAGCAGCGGGTGCAGACTCGGCACCAGCCATTGGACAGAAGCGTACTGCCCTGCACTGCGATATGGAGCTGAAGAACGCCGGCGGAGTGGGTGTGGGCGTGGGGGAGAAGTCACCGGAGCTAAAGAAACTGCGCAGCGAATGA